Proteins from a genomic interval of Sphingobacterium sp. SYP-B4668:
- a CDS encoding hybrid sensor histidine kinase/response regulator transcription factor — protein MLIINLKSVFTLIFLTAQLVLITAGHAQQKRIFHQFNEKQGIARTPILTIGQDSKGFLWLGGGYQFYKYDGVKFHPLSHLLASPNPFYINAITVDATDNVIIGTSTGLFVFDQVTGRRYHYTDKTKLIGNVISAIQLLRDKKIAVGTNKGLNILTIAKGDTTFTSHLYGEEIKAIHADENSTTISSNKGYYTINPKMNFHINPNIHQKIYQQFNDYVTTIFKDNNHIWLGTFNSGIVRYTPATHTFIQWNQQNSKLASNRIRKIIKTSAKEIMIGTLKGLSVIDSTSTLATYKHEVGHNQSLSQNSIYDILIDRQQNIWLGTYFGGINVIYNSNSPFLIYRPTESYNSISSNIVSGIAEDSQGYWIGTEEEGLNFIRKDNQTIEHYNRQLSSNLIKDVFTYDNMVYIGTYNGGFNKLNKKTGQVEHYLIDQNNILNPVNNVYSILKDSEKNLWIGTNSGLFLFDEQNKKISKIYKETQGLLISKITEIGPKEFLIATSSGLFHKIKERIYLIEQTRDITFNSIFLEQGKIVWCGTTVGKIAKYDIKSRQLTYYPIKSAINLLSVLKSGDNIWVSTPNGIVSYNPSTNSEHLLTTVDGLPSNEFNKNSYLSATNNELLFGTLNGLIKFDPNEIKYNLEKQKVYFTKLRLFNKNVEIGDSTHILNKDISLLTNIELAHSQNVISIDFALLNYIKSEKNKYAYQLAGLDPDWVFTDTPTATYMNLVPGDYILNVKGANNDGIWSNTTTLTLTILPPIWKTWWAYLIYITVIIGIIYLLNRFLIERALLLKSEKDHQAKINFFSYISHEIRTPLTLITHPLKQLLKETKANEHVQGKLMAMEKNTNRLLSLINELLDFRKIEENSLHLNVYNYNLSEFLTEISHVFLDLAREKEIQYNIDVPNIQNNVFFDRIQFEKIIYNLISNAIKYSHTGGSISISLAESDTDINIYVRNTGIAIPMDNLDKIFEQYYRTPDSQLSHDGTGIGLALSKILVNLHGGTISAYHEKHRPYNSSNTTFRIKLLKGITHLQDKKHINILTKDKIYSTSRFESHNRNPLQEQTNLSLLIVEDNPDLNNMLVDMLSGLYKVSVAYNGLDGIQKAQEEIPDLILSDVMMPGISGLELCQRLKTETKTSHIPIVLLTALGNLEKQIEGLEHGADVYLVKPFDRDYLLLTIRNLLALSEKNRKSFNLEKFIEKRSTINKDDDAFLTKAIHIINLHLADEELSVDFLCKELGMSHPILNRKIKAMTNLSIINFIKSIRMNQASKMLKTGLYTIVEVAYEVGFSDRKYFSKEFKKQFGVNPTEYIRDTNDPEN, from the coding sequence ATGCTAATAATCAATTTAAAATCAGTCTTTACACTGATTTTCCTAACAGCTCAACTTGTACTCATCACGGCAGGTCATGCACAGCAAAAAAGAATCTTTCACCAGTTCAACGAAAAACAGGGAATTGCTCGAACCCCCATCCTGACAATTGGTCAAGATAGTAAGGGATTCCTATGGCTGGGAGGCGGTTATCAATTCTACAAATACGACGGAGTGAAATTTCACCCCTTGAGTCATCTACTCGCTTCTCCAAATCCATTTTACATCAATGCCATAACCGTAGATGCAACCGACAATGTAATTATTGGAACTTCTACCGGACTCTTTGTTTTTGACCAAGTCACAGGTCGACGTTATCACTATACCGACAAAACAAAACTGATAGGCAACGTCATCTCAGCCATCCAGCTATTGAGGGATAAAAAAATAGCCGTAGGAACCAATAAAGGATTGAATATACTCACCATAGCCAAAGGAGATACAACATTCACATCCCATCTATATGGAGAAGAAATCAAAGCCATACATGCAGATGAAAACAGCACTACAATAAGTTCAAACAAAGGATACTATACCATTAATCCTAAGATGAACTTCCATATTAACCCAAACATTCATCAAAAAATCTACCAACAGTTCAATGACTATGTTACCACCATTTTTAAAGACAACAACCACATCTGGTTAGGTACATTCAATTCGGGTATAGTAAGGTACACACCAGCAACCCATACTTTTATCCAATGGAATCAACAAAACTCCAAACTAGCCAGCAACAGGATTAGAAAAATAATCAAAACCTCCGCCAAAGAGATAATGATTGGTACGCTAAAAGGATTATCAGTAATAGATTCCACTTCCACCCTCGCCACCTACAAACACGAAGTTGGCCATAATCAAAGCCTAAGCCAGAATTCGATTTATGACATCCTTATTGACCGACAACAAAATATATGGCTTGGCACCTACTTCGGAGGGATAAATGTCATATACAATTCCAATTCTCCCTTTCTAATATATCGCCCCACCGAATCTTATAACTCTATTAGCAGCAACATCGTTAGTGGCATTGCAGAAGATTCCCAAGGATATTGGATTGGAACCGAAGAAGAAGGCCTAAATTTTATCAGAAAGGACAATCAGACTATTGAACATTACAATCGTCAACTTTCTTCCAACCTCATAAAGGACGTCTTTACCTATGACAACATGGTATATATAGGCACCTACAATGGAGGATTTAATAAACTTAATAAAAAGACAGGTCAGGTAGAACACTACCTTATCGATCAAAATAATATTCTAAATCCCGTCAACAATGTATACTCAATCTTAAAAGACTCCGAAAAAAATCTATGGATTGGTACTAATAGTGGACTATTTCTATTTGATGAACAAAACAAAAAAATAAGTAAAATATACAAAGAAACCCAAGGACTACTCATATCCAAAATTACAGAGATAGGACCTAAAGAGTTCCTAATTGCCACAAGCTCCGGATTGTTCCATAAAATAAAAGAAAGAATCTATCTCATTGAACAGACCCGTGACATTACCTTCAACAGTATTTTCTTGGAACAAGGAAAGATCGTCTGGTGTGGAACTACCGTAGGTAAAATAGCAAAATATGACATCAAAAGCCGACAGTTAACATACTATCCTATCAAGTCAGCCATTAATTTACTTTCCGTCCTAAAATCTGGCGACAATATTTGGGTTAGCACCCCCAATGGGATAGTATCCTACAACCCAAGTACAAATTCCGAACATCTATTAACCACGGTAGACGGCTTACCATCAAATGAATTCAACAAAAACTCCTATTTGTCCGCAACCAATAATGAATTGCTTTTCGGAACGCTCAATGGATTAATCAAATTCGATCCTAATGAAATCAAATACAATTTAGAAAAACAAAAAGTCTATTTCACAAAACTCCGCCTATTCAATAAAAATGTCGAGATTGGCGACAGTACCCATATTCTAAATAAAGATATATCCTTGCTGACCAATATAGAACTAGCACATTCCCAAAATGTAATTTCTATCGACTTTGCGCTCCTAAACTACATCAAATCGGAAAAAAACAAATATGCGTATCAATTAGCAGGTCTCGACCCAGATTGGGTATTTACAGACACGCCCACCGCTACCTATATGAATCTGGTTCCCGGAGATTATATCTTAAATGTAAAAGGAGCAAACAATGATGGTATATGGTCTAATACGACAACCCTAACACTAACAATTCTCCCCCCTATATGGAAGACCTGGTGGGCATATCTTATTTACATAACAGTCATCATCGGCATAATATATCTCTTAAACCGATTTTTGATAGAACGCGCGCTTTTACTCAAATCAGAAAAAGATCATCAGGCCAAAATCAACTTCTTTTCCTATATCTCCCATGAAATACGCACGCCACTTACCTTAATAACACATCCTTTAAAGCAGCTCTTAAAAGAGACCAAAGCAAATGAACACGTACAGGGTAAGTTGATGGCCATGGAAAAAAACACCAACAGGCTATTGTCCCTCATCAATGAATTATTGGACTTTCGAAAGATAGAAGAGAATAGCTTACACCTAAATGTTTATAATTACAATCTATCCGAATTCCTGACCGAGATAAGCCATGTTTTTCTAGATTTAGCTAGGGAAAAAGAAATTCAATATAATATTGACGTCCCTAATATTCAAAACAATGTTTTCTTCGACAGGATTCAATTTGAAAAGATCATCTACAACCTCATATCCAACGCCATCAAGTATAGCCACACCGGTGGTTCCATTTCCATTTCTTTAGCAGAATCTGATACCGACATCAATATCTATGTTAGAAACACGGGTATAGCAATACCAATGGACAACCTTGATAAAATATTCGAACAGTATTACCGAACTCCTGATAGCCAACTGTCACATGATGGGACAGGTATTGGCCTCGCTTTATCCAAAATATTGGTTAATCTCCACGGAGGCACGATTAGTGCGTACCATGAAAAACACAGGCCCTACAATTCCAGCAATACTACTTTTCGAATCAAGCTTCTGAAGGGTATCACGCATTTGCAAGACAAAAAGCACATCAATATTCTCACCAAAGATAAAATATATTCGACAAGCCGATTCGAAAGCCATAATAGAAATCCATTACAAGAACAGACGAATTTGTCACTTCTTATCGTTGAAGACAATCCTGATTTAAACAATATGTTAGTAGATATGTTGTCAGGACTTTACAAGGTATCTGTTGCATACAATGGTCTCGATGGTATACAGAAAGCGCAAGAGGAAATCCCAGACCTCATATTAAGTGATGTGATGATGCCAGGAATATCTGGGCTCGAGCTCTGTCAGAGACTAAAAACAGAAACCAAAACCAGTCACATACCCATTGTACTATTGACAGCATTGGGCAATCTCGAAAAACAGATAGAAGGTCTCGAACATGGTGCAGATGTCTATCTCGTCAAACCTTTCGATCGTGACTACCTCTTATTGACCATTCGTAATTTACTTGCACTTTCCGAGAAAAATAGAAAATCCTTTAATTTGGAAAAATTCATTGAAAAAAGATCCACTATCAACAAAGATGATGATGCGTTCCTAACGAAAGCCATTCATATTATTAACTTACATTTAGCAGACGAAGAGCTATCTGTTGATTTTCTATGCAAGGAGTTAGGAATGAGTCATCCTATATTAAATAGGAAAATTAAAGCCATGACCAATTTATCCATTATAAATTTTATTAAATCCATACGCATGAATCAAGCTTCAAAAATGTTAAAAACCGGATTGTATACCATTGTCGAAGTGGCATATGAAGTCGGATTCAGCGACCGGAAGTACTTCAGTAAAGAATTCAAAAAGCAATTTGGTGTCAATCCGACAGAATACATCAGAGATACCAACGATCCTGAAAATTAA